A single Rubrivivax gelatinosus IL144 DNA region contains:
- a CDS encoding class II aldolase/adducin family protein yields MNVPFVEVAAREDAAAAVRLLDARGLNRGSTGNLSVRCGDAMLITPTGMGSEVCGEDFVRVFLADGRVEGTWQPSSEWHFHQAVYRARPDLNAVVHTHSPNATALACLDRPLPAFHYMIAVAGGDTVPLVPYHTFGTEALSAAVGEAMAERKACLLAHHGLVAAGATLAEAMKVCQEIESLCEVYLKALAVAEPRVLGHAEMDEVIAKFRSYGRSARRDA; encoded by the coding sequence ATGAACGTGCCCTTCGTCGAGGTCGCCGCACGCGAGGACGCCGCCGCCGCGGTGCGCCTGCTGGACGCGCGTGGCCTCAACCGCGGCAGCACCGGCAACCTCAGCGTGCGCTGCGGCGACGCGATGCTGATCACGCCGACCGGCATGGGTTCGGAAGTCTGCGGCGAGGACTTCGTGCGTGTCTTCCTCGCCGACGGTCGTGTCGAAGGCACCTGGCAGCCGTCGTCGGAATGGCATTTCCACCAGGCGGTCTACCGCGCCCGGCCGGACCTGAACGCCGTCGTGCACACGCATTCGCCGAACGCCACCGCGCTGGCCTGCCTGGACCGGCCGCTGCCGGCCTTCCACTACATGATCGCGGTGGCCGGCGGCGACACGGTGCCGCTGGTGCCGTACCACACCTTCGGCACCGAGGCGCTGTCGGCGGCCGTCGGCGAGGCGATGGCCGAGCGCAAGGCCTGCCTGCTGGCGCACCATGGCCTGGTGGCCGCCGGCGCGACGCTGGCCGAGGCGATGAAGGTCTGCCAGGAGATCGAGTCGCTGTGCGAGGTCTACCTGAAGGCGCTGGCGGTGGCCGAGCCGCGCGTGCTGGGCCATGCCGAGATGGACGAGGTGATCGCCAAGTTCAGGAGCTACGGCCGCAGCGCCCGCCGCGACGCGTAG
- a CDS encoding S-methyl-5'-thioadenosine phosphorylase, whose translation MTKRLAIIGGSGLYDLPGLTDTRWVSVDTPWGAPSDEIFLGRLGDAELAFLPRHGRGHRIPPSEVNYRANIAALKQLGATDVLSCSAVGGLRADLPPGTFVIVDQFIDRTFAREKSFFGTGCVAHVSMADPTCPRLGDHVQKRLAEQGVPHVRGGTYLTMEGPQFSTRAESHLYRSWNCSVIGMTNMPEAKLAREAELCYCSVSMVTDFDCWHVGHDAVTVDAIVKVLLANAENARQMVRGLAEDVAHDEHAAACRCRHALDNAIITAPAARDPEVVARLQPIAGRVLG comes from the coding sequence GGCCTCACCGACACCCGCTGGGTCTCGGTCGACACGCCCTGGGGCGCGCCCTCCGACGAGATCTTCCTCGGCCGCCTGGGCGACGCCGAACTGGCCTTCCTGCCGCGCCACGGCCGCGGCCACCGCATCCCGCCGAGCGAGGTCAACTACCGGGCCAACATCGCCGCGCTGAAGCAGCTGGGCGCCACCGACGTGCTGTCCTGCAGCGCCGTCGGCGGCCTGCGTGCCGACTTGCCGCCGGGCACCTTCGTCATCGTCGACCAGTTCATCGACCGCACGTTCGCGCGCGAGAAGAGCTTCTTCGGCACCGGCTGCGTGGCCCACGTCTCGATGGCCGACCCGACCTGCCCGCGCCTGGGCGACCACGTGCAGAAGCGCCTGGCCGAGCAGGGCGTGCCGCACGTTCGCGGCGGCACCTACCTGACGATGGAAGGGCCGCAGTTCTCGACGCGCGCCGAGTCGCACCTGTACCGCTCGTGGAACTGCAGCGTCATCGGCATGACCAACATGCCCGAGGCCAAGCTCGCGCGCGAGGCCGAGCTCTGCTACTGCTCGGTCAGCATGGTCACCGACTTCGACTGCTGGCACGTCGGCCACGACGCGGTGACCGTCGACGCGATCGTCAAGGTGCTGCTGGCCAACGCCGAGAACGCGCGCCAGATGGTGCGTGGCCTGGCCGAGGACGTCGCCCACGACGAACACGCCGCTGCCTGCCGCTGCCGCCACGCGCTGGACAACGCGATCATCACCGCGCCCGCCGCCCGCGACCCCGAGGTCGTCGCGCGCCTTCAACCCATCGCCGGCCGGGTGCTCGGATGA
- the mtnA gene encoding S-methyl-5-thioribose-1-phosphate isomerase: MKVDGTPLRTIRAVAGGEAVEIIDQRLLPHRLVIERVASADEMIVAIRDMWVRGAPLIGASAAYGVALLMNADAGDAALEAGCERIRAARPTAVNLAWAVDRMLSHLRPLPAAQRRAAAWALADAIAEEDVAVNRAIGEHGLALIEAIAARRPGPVKVLTHCNAGWLATVDWGSATAPIYRAQERGIELHVWVDETRPRNQGASLTAWELGKAGVPHTLVADNAGGHLMQRGEVDLCIVGCDRVTIRGDVCNKIGTYLKALAAHDNGVPFYVAMPTSTLDPKLADGVREIPIEERSAREVTHIAGLTAAGELAEVCLVPKGTTAANPAFDVTPARLVSGLVTEHGVFPADETALRALAARSAR, from the coding sequence ATGAAGGTCGACGGAACCCCGCTGCGCACCATCCGCGCCGTCGCCGGCGGCGAGGCGGTCGAGATCATCGACCAGCGCCTGCTGCCGCACCGCCTGGTCATCGAACGGGTCGCCAGCGCCGACGAGATGATCGTCGCTATCCGCGACATGTGGGTGCGTGGTGCGCCGCTGATCGGCGCCAGCGCCGCCTACGGCGTCGCGCTGCTGATGAACGCCGACGCCGGCGATGCCGCGCTCGAAGCCGGCTGCGAGCGCATCCGCGCCGCGCGCCCGACCGCCGTCAACCTGGCATGGGCCGTCGACCGCATGCTGAGCCACCTGCGCCCGCTGCCCGCGGCCCAGCGCCGCGCCGCCGCCTGGGCGCTGGCCGACGCCATCGCCGAGGAGGACGTGGCCGTCAACCGCGCGATCGGCGAGCACGGCCTGGCGCTGATCGAAGCCATCGCCGCCCGTCGCCCCGGCCCGGTCAAGGTGCTGACGCACTGCAACGCCGGCTGGCTGGCGACCGTCGACTGGGGCAGCGCGACGGCGCCGATCTACCGCGCCCAGGAGCGCGGCATCGAGCTGCACGTCTGGGTCGACGAGACCCGTCCGCGCAACCAGGGCGCCAGCCTCACGGCCTGGGAGCTGGGCAAGGCCGGCGTGCCGCACACGCTGGTCGCCGACAACGCCGGCGGCCACCTGATGCAGCGCGGCGAGGTCGATCTGTGCATCGTCGGCTGCGACCGCGTCACGATCCGCGGCGACGTCTGCAACAAGATCGGCACCTACCTGAAGGCGCTGGCCGCGCACGACAACGGCGTGCCGTTCTACGTCGCGATGCCGACCTCGACGCTGGACCCGAAGCTCGCCGACGGCGTGCGCGAGATCCCGATCGAGGAGCGCAGCGCACGCGAGGTGACGCACATCGCCGGGCTGACGGCCGCCGGCGAGCTGGCCGAGGTCTGCCTGGTGCCCAAGGGCACGACGGCGGCGAATCCGGCTTTCGACGTCACCCCGGCGCGCCTGGTCAGCGGTCTGGTCACCGAACACGGCGTCTTCCCCGCCGACGAGACGGCGCTGCGCGCGCTGGCCGCCCGGAGCGCACGATGA